ACAAGTATAGTTCCCATAATAAAGAATGACGATCAATAATACTTTATGCTCCCCATATTCTTGAGAAGACATTCCATTAGATGGTAATACTAATTACTACTTAGATTATGACAAGGTATGGGTATGGTCACTGTATAAAGAAAAGAATGATGATGTATGCTTAATGATGATGTATGCTTACTTGTATACATGATCCAATTGTCCTTGCTCAACAGCAAGATCTGCATCAGCTTGTGTTGACAGAATAACCACAGTTTTGAAGATCCTGCCATATAACAATCTCCATTCTAATGCAGTTTGTTGCACGGGCCCAGCGACAAACAAAATTAGCACAACATTTCCAAAATTCCTCCTCCACCTTATCAAGTTCCCAATTTCATAATTCACTGTACCTGATTCCTCAACCCCAAGATGTACAGAAGGTAGTTTTCGGGGCACAAATTCCTTTCTATCTCCACGTTTGACAGTTGTCTTTTGCAGATCTGACTGTACTGCCATCAGTCTTGGCTGCTGATACCCAACAGCAGCCAAGTCTTGCAACCATGCAGTTGTAAATTTGACATCGTTCTCGCTCCATAACCCTTCTAGTGCCATTGAATGGCTTAATTCTAAGATTTTCTCAAACAACCTTTGCTTTTCAGATCTCCAAGACACTAAAAATCTGATTAAGCAGCCCACATTTACATGCAAATCTTTTTCCTCTGAAAAGTGGTATGCTTCAACTTTGTCATCTCTATGCACAGTAGGAGGATACACCGCAACAAAGCCACCGATCTCCCATAACAGCCGTTGTGCCCAATAACCTCTTAAGATGTCAGAAGCCATGGTGCTGACTGACACTGGAAGCATCAATGACCAAAATGCATTATAGTGAAACAATGTGTTGAATGAATTGATTGGCACCATTAGACTTTGAGGCAATGCCACTTTCGGGGCATGTTCATCAAATGTAACATCAAGTGCTTCTGATCCAACCTTTCTCGTAGAATAAAAAACTGAATCAACATCAGGTAGCCCATTTGATATTCCCTGTTGTATGTACTGTCGTCCTCCAGACACTTCAGTATAGAACTCTTCATGATTTACAAAACCAACGCTTTCCAGTGGCAATCCTCTAGGCCAAACTGATCTTTGGCCAAAATGTATATAAGGATTTATAACAGTCCTATTCTCAATCTCAAGACTATACTGCAAAATCCTCTGCTGCTTAGCCGTGGCACCATCCAAATCCAAATCAAAATGTTTCCCAAGATCCCCACCAATCACTTCCCCGCGATCATCAGCATCAAATATTCTCTTTGCACCATGTTGGATTGCAAAAAGATACCCAACGCTCTTCCTCACATACGAATCATAAGGAAGGAAATCGACCACCCTAAACCCTAAACTCGCTTGTTGTTCCAGAGAAAGATATATAGCACCTTTCAAGTTCCAATCTTTCGGGGTTCTTGAATTACCTATTGCAAGAACCTGCCAACCTTTTAACCTAACAAGACTTTGGAGTGAACTGGAGGGGTAATGTGATACAGATACAACAATCCATTGCTCTGAGTGAAACGACGAAAACGGAGAGGACTTATCTAAAATGGGCTGTACTGAACCAAGATCAAGTTTTGGCAACTTAGTTTTCTCAGGCTGGTTTTGGTGGGTATTTTGGAAGCATAGGAGTGAGTTGGGTACACTTGATGTACGGAAGTAAAAAAGGGCTGCCACACTAAGAGTCAATAGTGAAATAACAAACAGTTTAACAGAGTTCTCAGATACCCATGTggaaaaatcaagatttttagtCTCAGAATAATGTACAGCTTTGTGTTTCAGAAAATGGGGTTTTGAGGGTTTAGGAGATGAATGATCTTGGACCATCATTGAAGAGCCCAATATACACTACTTTCTGAAATGGGTATTAGATTTAAAGCTCATTTATACCACACCCTCAACTTCAAATCAAAtactaagaagaagaagaaaatcacaagATTTACACAGATTATAACTACTTTCAATTTGAACTGATGTAAAATGGTACAGTACTTTCTATAGATAAAATTTAAAAAGTAGATTTCTGCTCTGAGACTGTGAGTCTCACCTTTGATTCTTCAACTTCACTCAACAGTATTGTTTGTTAACATAGAAAGACCCCTTGAGTCTCTCTTTAATCGCCGACAGTTTTGTTTGTTAACATGTCCTTTTCGGTAATCAATGCTGCACGCGTTTGAATAGGCGCGTGAGATGCATATCCTTGGTTTGTTTTCTTTCGGTAGctggtattttttttttggccaacttacataaataactaccttttaatgcTTGCTTTCAATCCGTAGCTACTTTTTTTGCAATTCATAACTACATTCAGGCATTTCGCTGTATTTgattgtatttcagtgtatttgaaTATACTGTTCAATTGTATCCAACTTTATCTAATGTCACATGTATTTGGTTGTATTTGAATACATGCAACTTAATTTCTCTGAATACATGTGTATTTCAATGAGCTAATTTGGTGTATTTGACTGTGTTCGAATATTATGTTCCGTTGTATCTCAATATTTGAGCACGCTACTTGGTGTATTTGACTGTATTCAAATATTTTGTTCTGTTGTATCTAAATATTTGAGCAAGCTAACTTGGCGTATTTA
The sequence above is a segment of the Lycium barbarum isolate Lr01 chromosome 6, ASM1917538v2, whole genome shotgun sequence genome. Coding sequences within it:
- the LOC132644754 gene encoding probable glycosyltransferase STELLO1 — encoded protein: MMVQDHSSPKPSKPHFLKHKAVHYSETKNLDFSTWVSENSVKLFVISLLTLSVAALFYFRTSSVPNSLLCFQNTHQNQPEKTKLPKLDLGSVQPILDKSSPFSSFHSEQWIVVSVSHYPSSSLQSLVRLKGWQVLAIGNSRTPKDWNLKGAIYLSLEQQASLGFRVVDFLPYDSYVRKSVGYLFAIQHGAKRIFDADDRGEVIGGDLGKHFDLDLDGATAKQQRILQYSLEIENRTVINPYIHFGQRSVWPRGLPLESVGFVNHEEFYTEVSGGRQYIQQGISNGLPDVDSVFYSTRKVGSEALDVTFDEHAPKVALPQSLMVPINSFNTLFHYNAFWSLMLPVSVSTMASDILRGYWAQRLLWEIGGFVAVYPPTVHRDDKVEAYHFSEEKDLHVNVGCLIRFLVSWRSEKQRLFEKILELSHSMALEGLWSENDVKFTTAWLQDLAAVGYQQPRLMAVQSDLQKTTVKRGDRKEFVPRKLPSVHLGVEESGTVNYEIGNLIRWRRNFGNVVLILFVAGPVQQTALEWRLLYGRIFKTVVILSTQADADLAVEQGQLDHVYKYLPRIFERFNSTEGFLFLQDNTILNYWNLLQGDRSKLWIANKVPTSRNMINGKDSSWFLKQGELVKKVVSTMPVHLQVNYKESGPTDQSIALCGSEVFYVPRRFVQDFVDLVDLVGDLDIHHKIALPMFFMAMDLPQNFDNLLNKMVYKIGASSTNSLKLYSAQVPAVHPLVVSTESEFIKLIRLMAGGDPLLMELV